In Magnolia sinica isolate HGM2019 chromosome 16, MsV1, whole genome shotgun sequence, the genomic window GGCCATCACCAGAGAGCCTGGCATCCCCGCCTGAGTGGTTTGAATTCGAGTCGTCCGTTGCCTTTCCGACCCATGAGACCGATGGCTTCTACCGTGGGTTTTTCAGCCCAGATGCATCGGGCTTCTCGAGTTTAGATCGTTTAGCGCTAGCACTCCAAGGGTGTTCGGCAATGGCAATTCGGAGTTGCAATGAGTTCCAAGGGGAGTACTTGGGCTTACTCAAGAAATTACGCAAGAGACCGGTCATTCCAGTTGGATTACTTCCACCAACGCCGCCAGAGAAGAGAGAAACGACCGACCCCAAGTGGGCAAACACACTCAAATGGCTCGATGAACAGCCCAATAGAACAGTGGTGTTTGTTTGCTTTGGAAGTGAGTGTAAACTGAGCAGAAATCAAGTGTTTGAGATTGCACTTGGGCTTCAACTCTCCAATTTACCATTTCTATGGGCCCTCAGGACTCCCATATGGGCAACCAACGACATGGATACCCTTCCGCCGGGATTCAAGAGCCAGATTGGCAGTCGTGGGGTCGTCTATATGGGTTGGGCCCCTCAGTTGGAGATACTATCCCACCCTTCCATCGGTGGATCTTTGTTTCACTCCGGGTGGGCGTCCATCATCGAGACCGTCCATTATGGGCATGCTCTCATCGTATTGCCGCTTGCGAACGTCCATTCATTGGATGCGAGGATGTTGGTGGACAAGGGTCTGGCTATAAAAGTTGAGGTAAACGATGATGGGTCCTTCCACAGGGATGCAGTCGCTCGGTCGCTGAGGCTGGCCATGGTCGAAGAGGAAGGAGAAAGGTTTAGGCTTAAATCGATAGAAATGAAGGCCACTTTCAGTGATCAGACACTCCATGAAAACTCTATGAATGAATTTATCAACTTCCTCAAAAGCTCCAAGACATAAAAGGCAACTGATCTGAAATAAAATGTAAAGATGTGGCTGTTAGCATTCCAAACTTTTATGTGATATGATTTGCATTTTCAGGGAACTTTCCCATTGAATGTGAACTTAGTTCTGTGTGATTATGGTTGCTTTAATCCAGCGGTTGATCTTGTGGCCCCATCATTGGTGAATAATGGGGGCTGATGTTGTCCTTTTTTTTCCATCACGTGGACAtatatcatcccaaaaatgaagcagatgcagaTACAAATCACAGGTGATCATTCTGGTGGCAGACAGTGTTGGCGGATCTCGTGGCGCCCCACATGTGGAGAATATAGGCGAGGGATATTTGCTACTCCCAGTATTCAAACACTTCACCTTCTACTTTCAAATCCCACTTTCTTTAGAAGCTCACTgctttctctaaaagcttgagATGTTGGAGGATATGTAGAATATACATTAAGGAACTTTAATACTCAAATATCATATGTCATATGTACCATTGTACGTTTTCAAGCATTCACATGCGTCACATGTGCTTACCTAGCACATGCATATAACTATGAAAATCATTTCCCAAAAAAATCTTGCTATGGCATGTGTTGTTGCCCATCTTTATGCATTCGTACATGCCATATTGCTAATTTAGTATGTTGTTGCTCAAATTTGATCGATCCCGCTTTACCTCCTATGAGCTTCTAGATATATACCTACAAATAAATGGAGAACAAGGAAAGACTGGGAGCACCAGTTATGGCCAGAAACCCTCTGTTGCCTAAGTTAGGGATATGGACTCAAAGTAGGCATAGTAGAATCAAGATAGTTGTGTATATCTTTCTCTTGAGCagggtgatgtatttataggttaGCGAGGTAGTTTATGTATCCGAGTAGATATATAAGATACGCTGGAGAGGCCCATATTGGAATTGGAATTTGTTCTTGAATATTTTTCTGATTATGCCTACATTGGCATGATCTTCGGCTGAGACTTCACTAGGGAATCCCATCCATTAACAGTGCAGGATTCTCTCTAGATGTTTCTGTTCCGAGCCCAAGGTCAACATCCGAGGTTAAGGTCAGCATTCGACCTTAAGGTCGAATCGGAGGTTAAGGTCAAGGTTGTCGTCCGAAGTCAAGGTCAAGGTCGGCATTCAGGGTTGGGATTGGTGCTTGTTGTTGAGATCTGTAGGTTTTGTTGGCGAGTCTTATTTCCGATCCGGTTTAATTATTTCAACTTGATCACTGAGTCTCTCTGCTTAGCT contains:
- the LOC131229513 gene encoding putative UDP-rhamnose:rhamnosyltransferase 1, with protein sequence MADGMHVVMLPWLAFGHMIPFLHLSIALAKAGIRISFLTTQKNIQRLPKIPQHLTALINLVELPLPKVDGLPEGAEATVDILHGSDEYLKKAYDLSYPAFKKFITEESPDWIVHDVFPSWVGNVASEFNIPRVFFSIYSATVIAFFGPVADGLKKMWPSPESLASPPEWFEFESSVAFPTHETDGFYRGFFSPDASGFSSLDRLALALQGCSAMAIRSCNEFQGEYLGLLKKLRKRPVIPVGLLPPTPPEKRETTDPKWANTLKWLDEQPNRTVVFVCFGSECKLSRNQVFEIALGLQLSNLPFLWALRTPIWATNDMDTLPPGFKSQIGSRGVVYMGWAPQLEILSHPSIGGSLFHSGWASIIETVHYGHALIVLPLANVHSLDARMLVDKGLAIKVEVNDDGSFHRDAVARSLRLAMVEEEGERFRLKSIEMKATFSDQTLHENSMNEFINFLKSSKT